Proteins co-encoded in one Patescibacteria group bacterium genomic window:
- a CDS encoding Bro-N domain-containing protein — MPKKKIKTTTQIAIFHKKEIRKIIHNNEWWFAIVDVVAVLTDSVQSDGYLKDMRRRDLELNKGWGQIATPLSINTAGGKQKLNCANAEGILRIVQSIPSPKAEPFKRWLARVGYERIQEIEDPELATKRTRFLYKAKGYSDSWIAKRMRGIEVRDTLTDEWQKRGVKQQKEYEILTAEISKATFGMTPSEYKKFKKLKRENLRDHMEDLELILTMLGEATTTKITKDRNSKGFIPLKKDANEGGEVAGSTRKDIERRTGKQVSTKRNYLKQPQDKKMLENKKAPNADETASGSFS; from the coding sequence ATGCCTAAGAAAAAAATAAAAACTACAACCCAAATAGCAATTTTCCACAAGAAAGAGATTAGAAAAATTATTCATAATAATGAATGGTGGTTTGCGATTGTTGATGTGGTGGCTGTATTAACTGATTCTGTTCAGTCCGATGGATATTTGAAAGATATGCGCAGGCGCGACTTAGAATTAAACAAAGGGTGGGGGCAAATTGCCACCCCCCTTTCCATAAATACGGCTGGCGGCAAGCAAAAGTTGAATTGCGCCAATGCCGAAGGGATTTTGCGTATTGTTCAATCTATCCCTTCTCCAAAAGCAGAACCTTTCAAACGATGGCTGGCGCGAGTTGGCTATGAAAGAATTCAGGAAATTGAGGACCCTGAATTGGCGACCAAAAGAACAAGATTTTTATACAAAGCAAAGGGATATTCTGATTCATGGATTGCCAAAAGAATGCGTGGGATTGAAGTTCGCGATACATTGACTGATGAATGGCAGAAACGGGGCGTTAAACAGCAAAAAGAATATGAGATTTTAACAGCAGAAATTTCAAAAGCGACTTTTGGCATGACGCCATCGGAATATAAAAAGTTTAAGAAATTAAAAAGAGAGAATTTAAGAGACCACATGGAAGATTTAGAGTTGATTTTAACCATGTTAGGCGAAGCGACAACAACTAAAATAACCAAGGACAGAAATTCAAAAGGATTTATTCCATTAAAAAAGGATGCCAACGAAGGTGGAGAAGTGGCTGGGTCAACCAGAAAAGACATTGAAAGAAGGACAGGCAAACAAGTATCAACAAAAAGAAATTATTTAAAACAACCGCAAGATAAAAAAATGCTTGAAAACAAAAAAGCCCCCAATGCGGACGAAACCGCATCAGGGTCTTTTTCGTAG
- a CDS encoding transketolase family protein, producing MNLDKNVYQKEKLEQKPTRDGFGEGLVELGDKNENVVALGADLTASTRVDWFRDKYPDRFIQCGIAEQNMAGVAVGLALAGKVPFASTYSVFCPGRNWDQIRISVAYNKANVKLTGAHAGISVGADGATHQGLEDIAITRCLPNMTVLAPCDMIETKKATIAAGEMNGPVYLRFAREATPIFTTKETPFKIGKANVFRKGADATIIACGPTVHEALLAAHNLEEKGLSIGVINNHTIKPIDEETIIEAAERTGAIVTAEDHQVQGGMGSAVCEVLARECPVPVEMIGVQDRWGESGTTDELMDKFGLTAKHIQKAVMRVLKRK from the coding sequence ATGAACTTAGACAAAAATGTTTATCAAAAAGAAAAGTTAGAACAAAAGCCGACTCGCGACGGGTTCGGCGAGGGGTTGGTTGAACTTGGGGATAAAAACGAGAATGTGGTCGCTTTGGGCGCTGATTTAACCGCCTCAACGAGGGTTGATTGGTTTAGGGATAAATATCCGGACAGGTTTATTCAATGCGGGATTGCCGAGCAGAATATGGCGGGCGTGGCGGTTGGATTGGCTTTGGCGGGGAAGGTTCCTTTTGCTTCAACTTATTCGGTTTTTTGTCCGGGGCGGAACTGGGACCAGATACGAATTAGCGTCGCCTATAACAAGGCGAATGTTAAATTAACTGGCGCGCATGCGGGGATTTCCGTCGGAGCGGATGGCGCTACTCATCAAGGACTGGAAGATATCGCCATTACTCGCTGTTTGCCTAATATGACTGTTTTGGCTCCTTGTGATATGATTGAGACGAAAAAAGCGACAATCGCGGCGGGGGAAATGAACGGACCGGTCTATTTGAGGTTCGCGCGAGAAGCGACACCGATTTTTACCACAAAAGAAACACCTTTTAAAATTGGAAAAGCGAATGTTTTCCGCAAGGGCGCTGACGCGACAATTATCGCTTGCGGCCCGACTGTTCACGAAGCGCTTTTGGCGGCTCATAATTTAGAAGAAAAAGGTCTTTCCATAGGTGTAATCAATAATCACACTATCAAGCCGATTGACGAAGAAACGATTATTGAGGCGGCTGAAAGAACAGGCGCGATCGTCACAGCGGAAGACCATCAAGTTCAGGGTGGAATGGGGAGCGCCGTTTGCGAGGTTTTGGCGAGAGAATGTCCGGTTCCCGTGGAAATGATTGGCGTTCAAGATCGCTGGGGCGAGTCGGGAACAACTGACGAATTAATGGATAAATTCGGATTAACCGCAAAACACATTCAAAAAGCGGTCATGAGGGTTTTGAAAAGAAAATAA
- a CDS encoding transketolase, whose translation MDTQELDKKANEIREDIIKMLTEAKSGHSAGSLGMADVFTALYLGGVMKHNPKKPDWEERDRLILSNAHICPVMYAAMARAGYFPVSELKTLRKLGSRLQGHPNRLELPGLETSGGSLGQGLSIACGMAYSFSKIDKKDNWVWCLGSDGEHNEGQVWEAVMFAGKYRLFNLTQIMDRNNIQIDGYTEDVMPIEPLKEKYEAFGWHVLDVDGHNIREIIDACNKSKAIFEKPTLIIAHTIPGKGVDFIEWEYSWHGKTPCPEEAKKALACLRTLGGKIKSEND comes from the coding sequence ATGGACACACAAGAATTAGACAAAAAGGCGAATGAGATTAGGGAGGATATTATTAAAATGCTGACCGAAGCAAAGTCGGGGCATTCGGCGGGGTCGCTTGGGATGGCGGATGTTTTTACCGCTCTTTATTTAGGCGGGGTAATGAAGCATAATCCCAAAAAACCCGACTGGGAAGAAAGAGACCGCCTCATTCTTTCTAACGCTCATATTTGTCCAGTCATGTACGCGGCGATGGCGCGCGCGGGATATTTTCCCGTGAGCGAATTAAAGACACTGCGAAAATTAGGCAGCCGTTTGCAAGGACATCCTAACCGATTGGAATTGCCGGGGCTTGAGACCTCGGGCGGTTCTTTGGGGCAGGGGTTGTCAATCGCTTGCGGAATGGCTTATTCGTTTAGCAAGATTGATAAAAAAGATAATTGGGTTTGGTGTTTAGGGAGCGACGGCGAACATAATGAGGGTCAGGTTTGGGAAGCGGTTATGTTTGCGGGCAAGTATCGTCTTTTTAATCTGACGCAAATTATGGATAGGAATAATATTCAAATTGACGGTTATACAGAAGATGTTATGCCAATAGAGCCGCTCAAAGAAAAATACGAGGCGTTTGGGTGGCATGTTTTGGATGTTGACGGGCATAATATTAGGGAAATTATTGACGCTTGCAATAAATCAAAAGCGATTTTTGAGAAACCAACTTTGATTATTGCCCATACGATTCCGGGCAAGGGAGTTGATTTTATAGAATGGGAATATTCATGGCACGGCAAAACGCCTTGCCCTGAAGAAGCAAAGAAAGCGCTTGCTTGTTTAAGGACTTTAGGCGGAAAGATTAAAAGTGAAAATGATTAA
- the gap gene encoding type I glyceraldehyde-3-phosphate dehydrogenase encodes MTKIAINGFGRIGRAVFRRILEKYPDLDISVVNDLTDTKTLAHLLKYDSVYGIYDKEIDFTESGIVVGGKAVKVLAERDPSKLPWKDLGVEVVLECTGFFTNLEGGQKHLAAGAQKAIISAPCKGSEVPHFILGVNSDKYDFGKDDVVSMGSCTTNCLAPVAKILNDNFEIETGLMTTIHSYTNDQRLLDSPHKDLRRARAAALSLVPTTTGAAIAVTKTIPELKGKIHGMAIRVPTPTVSLVDFTARVKKETSVEEVNAVFKKAAEEEKWKGILRVEEAPLVSIDYKEDSYSAIIDASSTMVQGKNLVKVLAWYDNEWGYACRLADFAAFIGGK; translated from the coding sequence ATGACAAAAATTGCGATAAATGGTTTTGGGCGGATTGGGCGGGCGGTTTTTCGGAGGATTTTGGAAAAATATCCTGATTTGGATATTTCTGTTGTTAATGATTTGACAGACACGAAGACATTGGCTCATCTTTTGAAGTATGATTCTGTTTATGGAATCTACGACAAAGAGATTGATTTTACCGAGAGCGGCATAGTTGTCGGCGGCAAAGCGGTCAAGGTCTTGGCGGAAAGAGACCCAAGCAAACTTCCCTGGAAGGACTTGGGCGTGGAAGTTGTTTTGGAGTGCACGGGATTTTTTACGAATTTAGAAGGCGGGCAAAAGCATCTTGCGGCGGGAGCCCAAAAAGCGATTATTTCCGCGCCTTGCAAGGGTTCGGAAGTTCCTCATTTTATCTTAGGCGTTAATAGCGATAAATATGATTTTGGAAAAGACGATGTTGTTTCCATGGGTTCTTGCACGACCAATTGTTTGGCGCCAGTGGCAAAAATTTTGAACGACAATTTTGAAATAGAAACGGGGTTAATGACGACAATTCATAGTTATACCAACGACCAACGCTTGCTTGATTCTCCGCATAAAGATTTGCGTCGGGCGAGGGCGGCGGCTTTGTCTTTAGTCCCGACGACTACGGGAGCGGCTATCGCCGTGACAAAAACAATCCCGGAATTAAAAGGAAAAATACACGGGATGGCGATTCGCGTTCCAACTCCAACCGTTTCTTTAGTTGATTTTACGGCTCGGGTTAAAAAAGAAACGAGTGTTGAAGAAGTGAACGCGGTTTTCAAAAAAGCGGCGGAGGAAGAAAAATGGAAAGGGATTTTGAGAGTTGAAGAGGCGCCTTTGGTTTCTATTGACTACAAAGAAGATTCCTATTCGGCGATTATAGATGCGTCGTCAACAATGGTTCAAGGAAAAAATTTGGTTAAGGTTTTGGCATGGTATGACAATGAGTGGGGATACGCCTGTCGTTTAGCGGATTTCGCGGCGTTTATTGGAGGGAAATAA
- a CDS encoding type II secretion system GspH family protein, protein MKYLKNKKGFTLIELLVVIAIIGILASIVLVSINSARKKSRDATRLSDMRQIILGLNLYYDSNGVYPGNTDNDCGGWDVGYNGGPGSGDPFILPLETAGIIASVSGDPKTTASCGGYRYYRYGAGSSGCDSSRGAFFVLGVVDMETSGRPHPESSGWSCPSRNWQNEMDWVTGGFEG, encoded by the coding sequence ATGAAATATCTCAAAAACAAAAAAGGTTTTACTCTAATTGAACTTCTCGTCGTTATCGCTATTATCGGGATTTTGGCGAGCATTGTTTTGGTCAGCATTAATAGCGCGCGGAAGAAGAGCCGGGACGCGACAAGATTATCAGATATGCGACAAATAATTCTTGGTTTGAATTTGTATTATGACAGCAATGGCGTTTATCCAGGAAATACAGATAATGATTGTGGCGGCTGGGATGTGGGATATAACGGTGGACCAGGGAGCGGAGATCCTTTCATTTTGCCATTAGAAACAGCTGGAATTATAGCGAGCGTATCGGGAGATCCAAAAACTACAGCATCTTGCGGCGGATATAGATATTATCGCTACGGCGCAGGAAGTTCTGGCTGTGATTCTTCCCGAGGAGCATTTTTCGTTTTAGGTGTTGTAGATATGGAAACAAGCGGCAGGCCTCATCCAGAAAGTTCTGGATGGAGCTGCCCAAGCAGAAATTGGCAAAATGAAATGGATTGGGTGACAGGTGGATTTGAGGGTTAA
- a CDS encoding FAD-dependent oxidoreductase, translated as MYDLIIIGGGPAAISAGIYAARKKMKTLLIAKSWGGQAALAPLVENYAGVEPVSGAELVERMVGQLKKNEIEIKEGLGVKNVLLVDNGLTVEVETEDGSYEGRALIIATGRTPKRLGLPNEEKFIGKGIVFCATCDAPMFKDKEVAVIGGGNSAANTALEAAVYASKVYLLARSVLRADEVLQERLEKSDKIEIMTGATVQEIKGDKFVSGLVYQNGASEEMKEMSVEGIFVAIGSIPNSSLVKNVVELNEWGEIKINSRNASSRPNIFAAGDVSGVLYKQMIIAAGEGAKAALSAYKYISNNE; from the coding sequence ATGTATGATTTAATTATTATCGGTGGGGGGCCGGCTGCTATTTCGGCGGGGATTTATGCGGCTCGGAAAAAAATGAAGACGCTTTTGATTGCCAAGAGTTGGGGCGGGCAGGCGGCCTTGGCGCCTTTGGTTGAGAATTACGCGGGGGTTGAACCGGTCTCTGGCGCGGAATTGGTTGAGAGGATGGTTGGGCAGTTGAAAAAAAACGAAATAGAAATTAAAGAAGGTTTGGGGGTTAAAAATGTCTTGCTTGTGGATAACGGATTGACGGTTGAGGTGGAAACGGAAGACGGTTCTTATGAGGGAAGGGCGCTTATTATTGCGACGGGCAGAACGCCAAAAAGATTGGGTCTTCCAAATGAGGAAAAATTTATCGGGAAGGGAATTGTTTTCTGCGCGACCTGCGACGCGCCCATGTTTAAAGATAAAGAAGTCGCTGTGATTGGCGGGGGCAATTCGGCGGCGAATACGGCTTTGGAGGCGGCTGTTTACGCTTCTAAGGTCTATCTTTTGGCGCGTTCGGTTTTAAGGGCGGATGAGGTTCTCCAGGAGCGGCTTGAAAAGTCGGACAAAATTGAGATTATGACGGGCGCGACGGTTCAGGAAATAAAGGGGGATAAATTTGTGAGCGGCTTGGTTTATCAGAACGGCGCTTCCGAAGAAATGAAAGAAATGTCGGTGGAAGGGATTTTTGTCGCAATCGGTTCTATCCCCAATTCCTCTTTAGTTAAAAATGTGGTAGAATTAAATGAGTGGGGCGAGATAAAAATTAATTCACGCAACGCGTCCTCGCGACCTAATATTTTCGCCGCGGGAGATGTGAGCGGGGTCTTATACAAACAAATGATTATCGCGGCGGGCGAAGGGGCAAAAGCGGCGTTAAGCGCGTATAAGTATATCAGTAATAATGAGTGA
- the rpiB gene encoding ribose 5-phosphate isomerase B, with product MMLYIGSDHAGFYLKEELKKYLLELGYEFEDLGNKDLDPLDDYPDFALAVGKKVSETGGRGLLICSTGLGMAIAANKVAGVRAAVCWDDFTALQSREHNDTNVLCLAGKALDTETAKKITRVWLETEFSGEERHKRRLSKIKEIDNR from the coding sequence ATTATGCTTTACATTGGCAGTGACCACGCGGGCTTTTATTTAAAAGAAGAGCTTAAAAAATATCTTTTAGAATTAGGATACGAGTTTGAAGATTTAGGCAATAAGGATTTGGATCCTTTGGATGATTATCCTGATTTTGCGTTGGCCGTGGGGAAGAAAGTATCTGAAACGGGAGGAAGGGGGCTTTTAATTTGTTCCACTGGGTTGGGAATGGCGATTGCCGCCAATAAAGTTGCGGGGGTTCGGGCGGCGGTTTGCTGGGATGATTTTACCGCCTTGCAATCGCGCGAGCATAACGATACGAATGTCCTTTGCTTGGCGGGAAAAGCGTTAGACACCGAAACGGCTAAAAAAATTACGCGCGTCTGGCTAGAAACAGAATTCAGCGGAGAAGAGAGGCATAAGAGGAGGTTGAGTAAAATTAAAGAGATAGATAATAGATAA
- a CDS encoding ribulose-phosphate 3-epimerase, translating to MIQVIPAIIAKDFEELKDKIKQIEPFVEWAQLDVMDGKFVDNITWNHPSDLKKLKTNLKLEAHLMVEKPEDVIDSWIKSGVKRIIIHYEATKKLGEVIKKIQDAGLEASIAINPETSANELSPFLNVSSILSVLIMTVRPGRGGQEFIEATLGKIRALRERDENVKIEVDGGINLETAQKVVRAGADILAVGSAIFKSEDIKKSIEELKSCHL from the coding sequence ATGATACAAGTTATTCCCGCTATTATCGCGAAAGATTTTGAGGAATTGAAAGATAAAATCAAGCAAATTGAGCCGTTTGTTGAGTGGGCGCAATTAGATGTGATGGACGGGAAATTTGTGGATAATATAACATGGAATCATCCATCCGATTTAAAAAAGTTAAAAACAAACTTAAAACTGGAAGCGCATTTAATGGTTGAGAAACCGGAGGATGTAATTGATAGTTGGATTAAATCAGGCGTCAAAAGGATTATTATCCACTACGAAGCGACAAAAAAATTAGGCGAAGTGATTAAAAAAATTCAAGACGCCGGTCTGGAAGCGAGTATCGCCATCAACCCCGAAACCTCCGCAAACGAGTTAAGCCCATTTCTTAATGTTTCAAGTATTTTAAGTGTTTTAATAATGACCGTCCGTCCTGGCCGCGGCGGACAAGAATTTATAGAAGCGACCTTGGGGAAAATTAGGGCTTTGCGGGAGAGGGATGAAAATGTTAAAATAGAGGTTGATGGAGGAATTAATTTAGAAACGGCTCAAAAAGTCGTTCGAGCGGGCGCGGATATTTTAGCCGTCGGAAGCGCCATTTTTAAAAGCGAAGATATCAAAAAATCAATTGAGGAATTAAAATCATGCCATTTATAA
- a CDS encoding glutathione S-transferase N-terminal domain-containing protein, with the protein MENNTNSQNKVRVFSTPSCPYCVTLGAFLDEKGVQYEHINVAEDEKAREEMIEKSGQMGVPVIEINGEMIVGFDRDKIVEKLGL; encoded by the coding sequence ATGGAAAACAATACAAATAGTCAAAATAAAGTTAGAGTTTTCAGCACTCCATCTTGCCCATATTGCGTAACTTTGGGGGCGTTTTTGGACGAAAAAGGCGTTCAGTACGAACATATTAATGTGGCGGAGGATGAAAAAGCGAGGGAGGAAATGATTGAAAAATCAGGACAAATGGGCGTGCCTGTGATTGAAATTAACGGAGAAATGATCGTCGGATTTGACAGGGATAAGATTGTTGAAAAATTAGGGTTGTAA